The DNA segment GACCAAGCCTTCCAAATCTTCAGGGGTGGAAAGCCTGTTTTTCAGCTGCCATCGCCAATCGTTCCATTGCTCGTCTGTCGCTTCAGAAAAGCGCCTGTGCCTTGAGATTTGTATGACCGTATCCATAGCTCTCTTTTAGCTTAGTAGACCTCAATTGGGAACGCCTACCCGGTGGTAAGAGACACCTTGGCAGTGCTATAGACCTGATTATGCTAAGTCTTGAAGAGCTCAAAGCCAACCAGCCAGAGGCTGTCACACATATTCAGCAGGTGTTTGCCTCAGGCCGTCTTCACCACGCCTATGTCATGGCGGGTCCGGACGAAAATGTATCTGCCGATCTCGCAATGGCCATGGCCACTGAGGTTCTTTGCCAGGATACTCAAGATCCTGAAAACTGCATTTGCCGTAAAAAATTAATCGGTGGCAATCATCCCGACTTTATCTCCATCGAACCCGATGAAAAAGGCAAAATCCGAATCGACACCATCCGAGAGATGGCCGGCCGGCTCTCCCTCAGAGCCATTGAAGCGGAGCGTAAAGTCATTTTGATTCAAGGGGCCGATACCATGAATGCAGCGGCTCAAAACGCGCTTCTTAAAACCCTCGAAGAACCTCCAGGGCCTTGCTGCTTCATTCTCACAGTAAAACGGTTTCGTTCACTTTTACCCACCGTGCGGTCACGCAGCCAACGTATCCGGCTCGAAGCGTCGAACCCGAAAGCAGCCATTGAAGCATTGATTGCCGGCGGGATTGAGCCCAATACTGCTCCAGCACTCGCCGCGTTAGTGGGTGCCAATGTTGATGCAGCACTCGATAAAATTGAGCAAGGTGCGGAAGACATTCTAGCTACGCTGCGCCAGGCCATGCAGCCGGCCAAACTTGGTGAAGTGCCTGAAATGGCTCAGTTTTTAGGTGCAAACAGGGCCAAGGCAGAGCTTTCCTTAGAGCTGCTGGCCGTCGAGCTGCGCAATCAACTCGCCTATCAGCTCGGGGCCAATGTTAACCCCCGCCTAGGAGAACCCATCGAACCCCTCAACCGAAATCATCTGGTCAGCGCTATCAAGCGTCTTGAGCAGCTCCAAAAGGATTGGGTTTTTAATCCAAACGAAAAACTGGGGCTTGAGAGTGTTTTACTCTGCCTCAATGGGTCACATTCGTGACGAGCCCTTAAAGTTTCGCTAAGATCACAGAGTATGGCTGACGATAAAGTTGATAATGAGACAAGCGATGAACAAGCGCCCAAACGCTACGGCGCTTTGGCTCGTCTTGGCATCATCGGCAACAACCGATGGATCACCACATCTTCTGGAGAAATGCGAGAAGGTCAAAAAGTTATCGTGGATACTGAAACCGGTAGCAGCATGGCCACCGTCATTGCGCGCTCCCGAGTCATGCCCGAGGATCCTGTCACCGCCGAGTTGATTCGCCCTGCCAATAAAGACGACGAGCAAATAGCAGCCAAACGTCAAAAACAAGAACATAAAGCATTGATGCTCTGCCGGGAAACCGTCCACAAAATGAAGCTCGATATGAAGGTTATATCGGCTGAACTTTCTCACGACGGCAGCTACACCACGTATTTTTTCACCAGCAATGACCGAATCGATTTTAGAACCCTCGTCAAAAGTTTGTCCAAACAGCTCAAGACGCGAGTGGAAATGCGCCAGATCGGGATACGCGATGCCGCCCGGCATGTGGGAGGCACTGGCCTTTGCGGCCGTAAACTCTGCTGTTCTACCTTTCTACCGGAATTTAAGTCCATCTCGATTCGTATGGCCAAAGACCAAAACCTCACGCTGAACCAGCAAAAGCTATCCGGCCGCTGTGGAAGACTCAGGTGCTGCCTCGAATATGAACATGGTCTCTATAAAGAGAAAGCAAAGGGCTTACCCAAACCGGGTAAACGCGTCGCCACACCAGACGGAGACGGAAAAGTTCGCGATTTGGATATTCTAAGAGGGAAAGTCCGAGTCTTTCTCAATGCTGGCGGGATGCAAGAATACGAAGCATCTCAAGTAGAGCGTATCACCACACAGCCAGACCAACCGAAAAAAGCGAAGAAACCGAAACCCCAAGATAAGCCCGCCGCTGAGGCCAGACCCAAGAGCTCAGAAGTTCAACACCCCGAGAAGGCTGAGGCCAAGCAAAACGACGAGGGATCTGGGGAAGTTAAGAAAAAGCGAAAACGTCGTCGTAAGCCTAAAAAGAAGTCTCCCGCCAAAAAGGACGAGACCAGCTGACTTGACAGCAAGCCATAGCTTCTTTACTCGCCCTTTCCAATGACCACATCATCACCCAATGGCGAACTCGACGGCGCATCGATTCCTGAATTAGAAACTCTGATGCGTTCCGAAATTCCTGGGGAACGAGCCGCGGCAGCCTGTGCGATTGGTGACAGGATGCGGACCCACGAACTCAATACCCTCGATGCGAAAGTTCAGGAAACACTGGCCCAGCTCCTTGATGACCCGACCACATTTGTCCGATTTGAAACCGCCATTGCCATGGCAGAGCTTCATGATTTCCGCGCCACCCCACTTCTTCTAGGCGCCACCCGATCGCGTGCGCTGCGTTTGGATGCTATTCGCGCCTTGGGAACGATGGGCGATCCACTGGCCCTAGGGCCTTTACGAGATATTTTGACCCGGTTTTTCATGCCCTGGGCTGATAAGCTTCAGGCGGCAGCCGCACTTTGCGCACTCAAAAGCCCCGAGGGCCAAGACTACCTGCAAGAAAAACTCTCGAGTCGTAAGTTTGCCGAACGCGCCGCGGCTATTCATTTCATGGCTGAATCGAGCCATCCTGAAGCAGTCGCAGCACTTGTTGGGATTCTTGAGGACTCAAACGACCCGATGCAAGACGTTGCTGCTCGCTCTTTGGGCCTTATTCCTTCACCCGAGGGTCTGGCTGCTTTGAAACGAATCCGAGCCCAGTGCGAGGGCCATTTGGCCGAAGATATTGATGAAGCCATCAATCTTCACCGGTAATCCGCCAATAAACTGAAAAAATTAAGAAAATCTGGAAAGATGGTGCTGCATCCTCATATCCGCGGTATAATGTGTACGTGGAGAGGCCGCATTATGCGGAAGGAGGTAGGAGCCATGATTGTGCATGCTAGGCATCGATTCGCCTGTTCCTGGGCGCTATTTTTATTTTTCAGCTTTATGACACCCTACGCGCAAGCCGGAGATCTCACTCTGGCCATGAGCATAGGACAAGAATTACAGTTTAAGCCGCCACCAGTTGGTCAGGCTCGAGCGACCAGTCTCATGATTTCCCCCGGCTACCAGCTCGACAAAATGTTTCGTGTGGAGCTTGGGATCAACTACATGGTCGATGCCATGCGGCGCGGTAAAACTGACTTGCAGATTCGGCCAACTATGACTGCTGAATTCTTCCCCGGCTGGTATGCAAGGTTACACTTGGGCATCGCTCACCTTCTTGACGAAGACGCTGGTGAACAACGCCTCTCGGTCGGTGGCAGCATGGGTCGTATTGTAAAGCTGGGGAAAGTACCGTTCTTTGCTGAGGTAGGGCTCACCCCGCGTACAGAGATGACCATGACAGAGCGGCTCAATCCCGATGGCGAGAAGAAATATCGTCTCTTCTGGATCGCAGAAGTTCGTATCGGAGCCACTTATACCTTTTCATCAGACGAAGAATAGTTCAGATCATAGAGCATGAATAAGCTGACGACATTTTCGACAATGCTTGGATTGGTTTTTCTACTCTCCGGTACCGCCTTGGCTGAGCCAAAGGTGGATACGTCGGACTTGCCTCCTCCACCTGATGGAACTCAAGCCGAAGCAGAACCGGTCACCGATGAGAAAGCACTTGAGAACTTGATGCTCGAGGTGCTCCAAGTCTACTTGGAAATACAAAACTATTTGGCCGAGGACTCCACCTGGCGTGTGGGCCGGTCGGCCGGGCTCATTGCGTTGAAGGCCAAAAATTTTAATTTGAAATTGGTTCCTGAAGATTTCAATCCAATGTACCGAACACTTCCTAAGAAGCTACGCGTGTCTGCTCGTAAAATGTACAAGGCCAAGAGCTTGGCCGATCTCAGGCTCGCGTTTAAAGCTCTCTCAAAGCCTATGGCCACTTGGGCTAATCTCTCCAAGCCCGTAGGTATTGATGTGATTTATTGCCCGGTAGCCAATGCGACATGGCTACAAAATAAGGGCCCAACCAAAAACCCCTATTATGGCTCCCAGATGCTTACTTCCGGTCAGATTGTGTGGTCGGGTACATCGATTGCTGAGCTGGAAAAAGCTCAGGAAGAAGCCAACGCCGCAAAGGCAGCTGGCTCCGAAGAGGAGTAAGTAGAAGCTTAATTAAGCTTGAGCAGAATCAGACTTAGCTGACTTCTTATCTTTCTTTCTCTTTTTCGACTTGTCTTTCTTAGCGCCTTTATCCTTTTTCGGTTTCTTGGCAGGGCTTTCAACTTTAAGCTCTTCTTTTGCCTGAACCTCAGCTTCCTCAACCGTTTCTTCCCAAACGCTTAGAAACTGTTTTGCCGATTTGGCCGCTTGCTTGTCTGCTTTCTTAGCGGATTTTTTCTCTTCCTTTTTCTTGGAAGTTACCTCCGCGGACTTTTCAACTTTAGCCTTCGGCTTTTTGGTTTTCGTCTTACCCGACTTGAGCTGCGGAACCATACGATTATCGATGAACTTTTTGAGTCTTAGATGCAAAAGCTCTGGAATCTCAATCGGCGCCACATGAGAGCCACCGGGAATCATCAAAAGTTCAGCATCGGGGAGTAAATCGACCATTCTCTCGGAGAGCCAGCCAGGTGTGAACGTATCGTGCTGTCCACCGACGACCAGTGCTGGCACGTTCACATCAGGTAACTGGCTTTCGGTAGAGTGGTCCATCAGCCCCGCCACCACACCAAGGAACACACTTACGTTCATTGCTGCGAGGTGCTGAAAGTATGGGCCAAACTCTTCGCGCTTTAGAATTTTGCCATTCACTTCTAGATTAACCGCAACTTGGTATGCCAATTCTGTGGTCAGCGTTTTCGTCCAGAACTTTTGAGCAATGCTTGGCGACAAAGACATCAAACGCCGTAAGTGGGGCAAAATTTTACCGCCAATATCCGTGTTATGAAATGTATCCAGCGGGTGACCATAGCTGCCGCACATCGGTACGATTCCCATGGTTCGCTCTGGGTATTGAATCGCGAAATCTAATATCACTTGGACGCCCATCGAGTGCCCAAGAAGCAGCGCTTTATCGAGACCGTAATGATCCATGACCGCACAAAGGTCTGAGCGTAGGTCGCGCACCGTGGTGGCGTTCTCCACGGCTGGCTCATTCGAGAGTCCATGGCCGCGGTAGTGAAAATGATAGAACTTACACCTATCTCTAAACACTGGCGTTAAGTGTTGCCAAATAAACCCATCACAGCCGAGGCCGTCACAGAGAACCACGGGCACATCACCCTCACCAAATGTCTCGGTGAAAAGGCGGGTACCATCAAATGAGGCGATATATTCTTCAGTGACCATAGTGGATATCCTACTTCGCTTATAGCTCTGGAACCAAGGGCATAGCAGCCGCCAACAGGTTCAACAAGCGATATGATGCACTGAGCCAAAACCCTCTCTTAAGAGTCTTCTAGCCCTAAAGCACGGGTAAATTCGCGGATTACAGCCAGCCTTACACCAGCTTCAATTAAGTCTTCGTCTCGAAAAGCACGTTCAACATTTCGCTTAAAGATCAAAAGGCATGGCTGTACTGGGCTGGCTTCTGCTGAGCCCAGCACCAAAGCCAAAGATTGCGGGGACATACGAGGCTGAATCTTTTGGAGTTCATCAAGAACCGGTAAATCAGCTACGACGATGGGGAACTTGCGTATGTGCTCAACCACGTCGGTGGGAAGCGTAGAGGCTGCTCGATTTAATAAAACTTCAAACTCTTCACGGGTTCGGCTGCGATCTTCAGGGTACTGGCCCGGAGCCAACTCGCGTGCTCTTCGAAAATGAGAGTCAGCCGCTCGGCTTGCCTTAAGCTCTAAAATCAAAGCCAAAGTGTAATGGCCTTGAGCCAATCGCTCGTCGATACGAAGCGCACTGCGAATTGCAGCTTCAGCCTCTGGGATTTCAGCAAGCTCAAAATGAGCCAAGCCGCGCGCACAATCGAGTTCTGCGTCGGGCTTACCTAATTCTGCCACCGCTTGGTACGCACTTAAAGCACCCGCGGGGTCACCCATTTCTAAATGAATCGCTCCACGAATCAGCGCAGCGCCATAGCGTGCATCTTCACTCTCAAGAGCCGCGCGATCACAAAGCTGCAATGCCTCATGAGTTCGCCCGGCCACTAAGATTTCTTTGGCCTGTATGAGAAGATTACGCCAATTCGTCATGCTGTCCTAAATTAGGAATCAGCCGTAGCAAAACCAACAAGAGTTGCTACCGCTGCGCCGCTTCCGCCCTTGGTTGCAGCGCCGGCTGTTGAACTTCCAAAAGCTGCACCGGCAATATCCAAGTGTGCCCAGGTATTGTCGCCAACAAACTTCTGCAAAAAGAGTGCTGCCGTAATGGAGCCACCGGCACGCTCTCCTGTATTTTTCGTATCTGCGATATCGCTCTTAAGCATATCGTTAAGCTTCTCAGTCAAAGGCATGCGCCAAAAGTCCTCACCGGCATTATCTGAATGCATGAGCAAGTCGCCCGCCAAGTCATCGCTGTTACTGAAGAGGCCTACTGACCCGCCCAAAGCGACAACGATGGCACCCGTTAAAGTAGCGAGGTCAATGATACATTCAGGCTTAAGTGCTGTCGCATAATGCAAAGCATCCGCCAAAACGAGTCGCCCCTCAGCATCTGTGTTGTTAATTTCAACCGTCAAGCCCTGCATGCTCGTTACAACGTCATCGAGGCGGTAAGCATTGGCCGCAGGCATGTTTTCCGCACAAGACAAAATACCGTGCACGGGTACGTTTGGCTTCAATCGGCCAATGGCGTGCATAGCACCCATGACCGCAGCTGCGCCGCCCATATCCATCTTCATGCCTTGCATACCACTGGCCGGCTTGATGCAAAGTCCACCCGAATCAAAAGTAATGCCTTTGCCAACAAATACTATTGGCTTCTTCTTACGATCCGCCGCCTTCTCTGGCGTATAAGTCATATGAACCAAGCGAGGCTTTTGCTCGCTGCCCTTACCAACGGCCATAATCAAATTGGCACCCATCTTCGTAAGCTGAGTTGGGCCCATAATTTTGATCTTCAAACCAATCTCATTGGACATCGCTTTTGCACGGTCGGCAAAAGATTCAGGATAAAGTTCATTGGGTGGCTCATTAACAAGATCACGGCCGGTGCAAACACCTTCGCCAATGATGACACCACGCTCAACTGACGTATTCAGTACTTTGCGATCTGCATTGTCTAGCTTGGCGCTGCCCAGCCCGATTTGAACTTTGCGAACGCTGCACGCGTTATCCTTCGTTTTGTATGCGTTGAAC comes from the Deltaproteobacteria bacterium genome and includes:
- a CDS encoding HEAT repeat domain-containing protein, encoding MTTSSPNGELDGASIPELETLMRSEIPGERAAAACAIGDRMRTHELNTLDAKVQETLAQLLDDPTTFVRFETAIAMAELHDFRATPLLLGATRSRALRLDAIRALGTMGDPLALGPLRDILTRFFMPWADKLQAAAALCALKSPEGQDYLQEKLSSRKFAERAAAIHFMAESSHPEAVAALVGILEDSNDPMQDVAARSLGLIPSPEGLAALKRIRAQCEGHLAEDIDEAINLHR
- a CDS encoding DNA polymerase III subunit delta'; protein product: MLSLEELKANQPEAVTHIQQVFASGRLHHAYVMAGPDENVSADLAMAMATEVLCQDTQDPENCICRKKLIGGNHPDFISIEPDEKGKIRIDTIREMAGRLSLRAIEAERKVILIQGADTMNAAAQNALLKTLEEPPGPCCFILTVKRFRSLLPTVRSRSQRIRLEASNPKAAIEALIAGGIEPNTAPALAALVGANVDAALDKIEQGAEDILATLRQAMQPAKLGEVPEMAQFLGANRAKAELSLELLAVELRNQLAYQLGANVNPRLGEPIEPLNRNHLVSAIKRLEQLQKDWVFNPNEKLGLESVLLCLNGSHS
- a CDS encoding alpha/beta hydrolase, whose product is MVTEEYIASFDGTRLFTETFGEGDVPVVLCDGLGCDGFIWQHLTPVFRDRCKFYHFHYRGHGLSNEPAVENATTVRDLRSDLCAVMDHYGLDKALLLGHSMGVQVILDFAIQYPERTMGIVPMCGSYGHPLDTFHNTDIGGKILPHLRRLMSLSPSIAQKFWTKTLTTELAYQVAVNLEVNGKILKREEFGPYFQHLAAMNVSVFLGVVAGLMDHSTESQLPDVNVPALVVGGQHDTFTPGWLSERMVDLLPDAELLMIPGGSHVAPIEIPELLHLRLKKFIDNRMVPQLKSGKTKTKKPKAKVEKSAEVTSKKKEEKKSAKKADKQAAKSAKQFLSVWEETVEEAEVQAKEELKVESPAKKPKKDKGAKKDKSKKRKKDKKSAKSDSAQA
- a CDS encoding stage 0 sporulation protein, with product MADDKVDNETSDEQAPKRYGALARLGIIGNNRWITTSSGEMREGQKVIVDTETGSSMATVIARSRVMPEDPVTAELIRPANKDDEQIAAKRQKQEHKALMLCRETVHKMKLDMKVISAELSHDGSYTTYFFTSNDRIDFRTLVKSLSKQLKTRVEMRQIGIRDAARHVGGTGLCGRKLCCSTFLPEFKSISIRMAKDQNLTLNQQKLSGRCGRLRCCLEYEHGLYKEKAKGLPKPGKRVATPDGDGKVRDLDILRGKVRVFLNAGGMQEYEASQVERITTQPDQPKKAKKPKPQDKPAAEARPKSSEVQHPEKAEAKQNDEGSGEVKKKRKRRRKPKKKSPAKKDETS
- a CDS encoding leucyl aminopeptidase translates to MQISMFSGEPTEVKADLVVYGVYEGRKTGNDAYDTRAKELGKSFTAILKKRDFTGKRGQNYSLETLEAGSIMVVGLGDPETVSSADWIAAAGTAARTGDKHGAKSVVLLLPNTEAPLDGIIELVARGAVMGTYRFNAYKTKDNACSVRKVQIGLGSAKLDNADRKVLNTSVERGVIIGEGVCTGRDLVNEPPNELYPESFADRAKAMSNEIGLKIKIMGPTQLTKMGANLIMAVGKGSEQKPRLVHMTYTPEKAADRKKKPIVFVGKGITFDSGGLCIKPASGMQGMKMDMGGAAAVMGAMHAIGRLKPNVPVHGILSCAENMPAANAYRLDDVVTSMQGLTVEINNTDAEGRLVLADALHYATALKPECIIDLATLTGAIVVALGGSVGLFSNSDDLAGDLLMHSDNAGEDFWRMPLTEKLNDMLKSDIADTKNTGERAGGSITAALFLQKFVGDNTWAHLDIAGAAFGSSTAGAATKGGSGAAVATLVGFATADS
- a CDS encoding DUF3347 domain-containing protein, which translates into the protein MNKLTTFSTMLGLVFLLSGTALAEPKVDTSDLPPPPDGTQAEAEPVTDEKALENLMLEVLQVYLEIQNYLAEDSTWRVGRSAGLIALKAKNFNLKLVPEDFNPMYRTLPKKLRVSARKMYKAKSLADLRLAFKALSKPMATWANLSKPVGIDVIYCPVANATWLQNKGPTKNPYYGSQMLTSGQIVWSGTSIAELEKAQEEANAAKAAGSEEE